The following are encoded together in the Labeo rohita strain BAU-BD-2019 chromosome 17, IGBB_LRoh.1.0, whole genome shotgun sequence genome:
- the pygb gene encoding glycogen phosphorylase, brain form, with protein sequence MSKPLTDHEKRKQISVRGIAGLGDVAEIKKSFNRHLHFTLVKDRNVATPRDYYFALAHTVRDHLVGRWIRTQQYYYEKDPKRIHYLSLEFYMGRTLQNTMINLGLQNACDEAIYQLGLDLEELEDIEEDAGLGNGGLGRLAACFLDSMASLGLAAYGYGIRYEFGIFNQKINNGWQVEEADDWLRYGNPWEKARPEYMLPVHFYGRVEHTHEGPKWVETQVVLAMPYDTPVPGFKNNTVNTMRLWSAKAPNDFNLQEFNVGDYIQAVLDRNLAENISRVLYPNDNFFEGKELRLKQEYFVVAATLQDIIRRFKSSKFGCRDPVRTSFETFPEKVAIQLNDTHPALAIPELMRILVDIEQLDWEKAWEITTKTCAYTNHTVLPEALERWPVYMFEKLLPRHLQIVFEINKRHLDRVAALYPGDNDRLRRMSLIEEGDPKRINMAHLCVVGSHAVNGVARIHSDIVKTTVFKDFCDIEPEKFQNKTNGITPRRWLLLCNPGLADIIAERIGEDFLTDLFQLKKLLDFVNNEMFIRDVAKVKQENKLKFAAYLENEYKVKINPESIFDIQVKRIHEYKRQLLNCLHVITLYNRIKKEPNKKFVPRTVMIGGKAAPGYHMAKMIIKLITSVGEVVNHDPVVGDRLKVIFLENYRVSLAEKVIPSADLSEQISTAGTEASGTGNMKFMLNGALTIGTMDGANVEMAEEAGEENLFIFGMRVEDVEAMDKKGYNAREYYERLPELKQVMDQINTGFFSPKEPGLFKDIVNMLMNHDRFKVFADYEAYISCQEKVNELYRNPKEWTKKVIRNIAASGKFSSDRTIAEYAREIWGVEPSDVKIPPPNEPRE encoded by the exons ATGTCCAAACCTTTGACCGACCATGAAAAGCGCAAACAGATCAGTGTTCGTGGTATAGCTGGACTGGGGGATGTTGCCGAAATCAAAAAGAGCTTCAACAGGCATCTTCACTTCACCCTAGTGAAGGACCGCAATGTGGCCACCCCGCGGGATTATTACTTCGCGCTGGCACACACGGTGCGGGATCACCTGGTGGGTCGCTGGATCCGCACTCAGCAGTATTACTATGAGAAAGACCCGAAG cGCATCCACTATCTGTCTCTGGAGTTCTACATGGGCCGAACTCTACAAAACACCATGATAAATCTTGGGCTGCAGAATGCTTGTGATGAGGCAATCTACCAG CTTGGACTTGATTTGGAAGAGCTGGAGGATATTGAGGAGGATGCAGGACTGGGAAACGGAGGGCTTGGGCGTCTTGCAG CTTGTTTTTTGGACTCAATGGCATCTCTGGGTTTGGCGGCATATGGATATGGTATTCGTTATGAGTTTGGCATCTTCAATCAGAAGATCAACAATGGCTGGCAG GTCGAGGAAGCTGATGATTGGCTGCGCTATGGTAACCCATGGGAGAAGGCCCGACCAGAGTACATGCTGCCTGTACATTTCTATGGTAGAGTGGAGCATACACATGAGGGACCAAAATGGGTTGAGACCCAG GTGGTGCTTGCGATGCCTTATGACACTCCTGTGCCtggttttaaaaacaacactgtGAATACTATGAGGCTGTGGTCTGCCAAAGCTCCTAATGATTTCAACCTGCAAGAAT ttAATGTGGGAGATTACATCCAGGCTGTACTGGATCGAAACCTGGCAGAGAACATTTCCCGAGTACTCTATCCCAATGACAAT TTTTTTGAAGGGAAGGAACTCCGCTTGAAGCAGGAATACTTTGTGGTGGCTGCTACTCTGCAAGACATCATCAGACGCTTTAAATCTTCAAAGTTTGGCTGCAGGGATCCTGTGCGCACCTCTTTTGAGACTTTCCCCGAAAAG GTGGCGATCCAGCTGAATGATACACATCCAGCTCTGGCGATTCCTGAACTCATGAGGATCTTGGTGGATATAGAGCAGCTAGATTGGGAAAAG gcatGGGAAATCACCACAAAGACGTGTGCGTACACAAACCACACAGTGTTACCTGAGGCTCTGGAGCGCTGGCCTGTCTACATGTTTGAGAAACTTCTGCCACGACACCTGCAGATCGTCTTTGAGATCAACAAGAGACATCTGGAT AGAGTTGCTGCGCTGTATCCAGGTGACAATGATCGTTTGCGCAGGATGTCCCTGATCGAGGAGGGCGATCCAAAGAGGATCAACATGGCTCACCTTTGCGTGGTCGGCTCACACGCCGTTAATGGAGTCGCACGGATTCACTCAGACATTGTCAAAACCACTGT GTTCAAGGACTTTTGTGACATAGAGCCAGAGAAGTTTCAAAACAAGACAAACGGCATCACACCTCGTCGCTGGCTGCTGCTCTGCAACCCCGGCCTGGCTGACATCATCGCTGAG aGAATTGGTGAGGACTTCCTGACTGATCTTTTCCAGCTAAAAAAACTGTTGGACTTCGTCAATAATGAAATGTTCATTCGGGATGTGGCCAAAGTGAAACAG gaaAATAAGCTGAAGTTTGCGGCCTATCTGGAGAATGAgtacaaagtaaaaataaatcctGAGTCCATCTTTGACATCCAAGTCAAAAGAATCCATGAGTACAAAAGACAGCTGCTCAACTGTCTGCATGTCATCACTTTATACAACA GGATTAAAAAAGAACCAAACAAGAAGTTTGTTCCCAGGACAGTAATGATTGGTGGAAAG GCAGCACCAGGCTATCACATGGCAAAGATGATCATTAAACTAATCACCTCAGTGGGGGAGGTGGTGAATCATGATCCTGTGGTTGGAGACAGACTCAAGGTCATTTTCCTGGAGAACTATAGAGTCTCATTAGCTGagaagg TGATCCCTTCTGCCGACCTGTCCGAGCAAATCTCCACGGCAGGTACGGAAGCCTCAGGTACAGGAAACATGAAGTTCATGCTTAACGGCGCTCTGACCATCGGCACCATGGATGGTGCTAATGTTGAGATGGCAGAAGAAGCTGGAGAGGAAAACCTGTTCATCTTTGGCATGAGGGTGGAGGATGTGGAGGCCATGGACAAAAAGGG ATATAATGCCAGGGAATACTATGAGCGTCTGCCTGAACTCAAGCAGGTGATGGATCAGATCAACACTGGATTTTTCAGCCCCAAAGAGCCTGGACTCTTCAAAGACATCGTCAACATGCTCATGAATCATGACAG GTTCAAGGTGTTTGCAGACTATGAAGCATATATCAGCTGTCAAGAAAAAGTTAATGAACTCTACAGG AACCCAAAAGAATGGACCAAAAAGGTCATCAGAAATATTGCTGCCTCTGGAAAGTTCTCCAGCGACCGCACCATTGCAGAGTACGCACGCGAGATCTGGGGCGTAGAGCCGTCTGACGTCAAGATCCCACCACCTAATGAACCACGTGAATGA